In Bubalus kerabau isolate K-KA32 ecotype Philippines breed swamp buffalo chromosome 4, PCC_UOA_SB_1v2, whole genome shotgun sequence, one DNA window encodes the following:
- the CHMP7 gene encoding charged multivesicular body protein 7 — protein sequence MWSPEREAEAPAGGDPAGLLPPEWEEDEERMSFLFSAFKRSREVNSTDWDSKMGFWAPLVLSHSRRQGVVRLRLRDLQEAFQRKGSVPLGLATVLQDLLRRGELQRESDFMASVDSSWISWGVGVFLLKPLKWTLSNMLGDHKVPAEEVLVAVELLKEKAEEVYRLYQNSPLSSHPVVALSELSTLCAGSCPDERTFYLVLLQLQKEKRVTVLEQNGEKIVKFARGPHAKVSPVNDVDVGVYQLMQSEQLLSRKVESLSQEAERYKEEARRACRAGKKQLALRSLKAKQRTEKRIEALHAKLDTVQGILDRIYASQTDQMVFNAYQAGVGALKLSMKDVTVEKAESLVDQIQELCDTQDEVSQTLAGGVTNGLDFDSEELEKELDILLQDTTKEPSDLPDNHQETFYINSVPNTRISDAELEAELEKLSLSEGGLVPSRKSPKRQLEPTL from the exons ATGTGGTCCCCGGAACGGGAGGCCGAGGCCCCGGCCGGGGGAGACCCGGCGGGCCTACTGCCCCCGGAGTGGGAGGAGGATGAGGAGCGCATGTCCTTCCTGTTCTCCGCCTTCAAAAGGAGTCGCGAGGTGAACAGCACCGACTGGGACAGCAAGATGGGCTTCTGGGCGCCGTTGGTGCTGAGCCACAGCCGCCGCCAGGGGGTGGTGCGCCTGCGTCTGCGGGACTTGCAGGAGGCCTTTCAACGCAAGGGCAGCGTCCCGTTGGGGCTGGCCACCGTGCTGCAGGACCTGCTGCG TCGAGGGGAGCTGCAGCGGGAGTCCGACTTCATGGCCAGTGTAGACAGCAGCTGGATCTCCTGGGGGGTCGGAGTCTTCCTGCTGAAGCCCCTCAAGTGGACTCTTTCCAACATGCTAGGGGATCATAAGGTTCCTGCCGAGGAGGTGCTCGTGGCTGTGGAGCTTCTTAAG GAGAAAGCTGAGGAGGTGTACCGTCTGTATCAGAACTCCCCACTCTCCTCGCACCCTGTGGTGGCCCTGTCAGAGCTCAGCACTCTGTGTGCGGGCTCCTGTCCGGACGAGAGGACCTTCTACCTGGTGTTGCTGCAGCTGCAGAAAGAGAAGCGGGTCACCGTCCTGGAGCAGAATGGGGAGAAG ATCGTGAAGTTTGCCCGAGGCCCCCACGCTAAGGTCTCTCCTGTCAACGACGTGGATGTCGGGGTCTACCAGCTGATGCAGAGTGAACAGCTGCTGTCCCGCAAGGTGGAGTCCTTGTCCCAGGAAGCCGAGAG GTATAAAGAAGAAGCCCGCCGGGCATGCCGAGCAGGGAAGAAGCAGCTG GCCCTGAGGTCTCTCAAGGCCAAGCAGCGGACAGAGAAGCGCATCGAGGCCCTGCATGCCAAGCTGGACACAGTTCAAGGCATCCTGGACCGGATCTATGCCTCGCAGACAGATCAGATG GTTTTCAATGCCTATCAGGCCGGGGTGGGAGCGCTGAAACTCTCCATGAAGGATGTCACAGTGGAGAAGGCAGAGAGCCTTGTGGATCAGATCCAGGAG CTTTGTGACACCCAGGATGAAGTTTCTCAGACACTGGCTGGCGGGGTAACCAATGGCCTAG ACTTTGACAGTGAGGAACTGGAGAAGGAGTTGGACATCCTGCTTCAGGACACCACCAAAGAACCTTCGGATCTGCCCGACAACCACCAGGAGACGTTTTATATCAACAGTGTGCCTAACACTAGGATCTCAGATGCCGAACTTGAAGCTGAACTTGAGAAACTGTCCTTATCAGAGGGAG GTTTGGTCCCAAGCAGGAAATCTCCAAAAAGACAATTGGAACCGACTCTCTAA